A region of the Carettochelys insculpta isolate YL-2023 chromosome 11, ASM3395843v1, whole genome shotgun sequence genome:
gctgggagagagcgaggccaaggagggggcaaggccctggctccgggggccccgcggggcctcctctccccagcatggctgggactggctgtctctgccggctgcactgactcctctgtaccacgctgtgtcctgtcggctcataaacctgctgttctcctgccgggtgagtcactcctgcctgcggacgggtgcgCAGCTTGGGGGGCCCCTGAGCCCCATTAcaacccctgccagctccacccccaccagcctgggctgctccccGACATGGCCGTCCCAACACTCACATTGACAATTGCCTCCTTGGTGTGCAGCATGTCGGAGATGACGCCGTCGGTGAGGATGAGCAGCACATGGTACTGGGACCCGTCCGTCACCTGGGCCGCCGCGCTGGGGCACAACGCAGAGGGCGAGATACTGGCAGGCACCCGCCACACCGCTCCACGGCCAGCGCCGGCCcgacctgccccccgccccacggccaGCGCCGGCCCAACCTGCCCCACGGCCAGCACCGGCCCGACCTGCACCCCGCCCCACGGCCAGCTCCGGCCCGACCTGCCCCACGGCCAGCGCCGGCCcgacctgcccccccgccccacggccaGCGCCGGCCcgacctgcccccccgccccacggccaGCGCCGGCCCAACCTGCCCCACGGCCAGTGCCGGCCcgacctgcccccccgccccacggccaGCACCGGCCcgacctgcccccccgccccacggccaGCGCCAGCCcgacctgcccccctgccccacacccagtgcTGGCCCcgacctgccctccctgccctccgGCCCTGCAGGCATTGCTGGCCCCACTCACTGGGCCACCTGGTTGATGACGGGGGCGAAGTTGGTGGGGCCATACAGCTGGACGGTGCGCAGGCTCTGGGCATACGCCTCCAGGATCCCCTCGACGCCCTCGCAGCTCGGCTTCTCGGCGTGGCTGTTctggggcagagagccaggcaggcTGGGCTCCGGGCACCCATGGGGCAGGGTCTGTTCCACGGCTCTGCCCTCAGCAGCGCAGCTGGGGCCGCCCCGGTCCTTCCCCGAGGCCGGGAAGGGGGGATGGCCTGGGGGTCCCAGAGCCGGCCCACCCTGCATGCTGCCACAGCCCCTCCGCTCGGCCCAGCCCCCCGAGGCACCTGCTCCCCGCGgggtgccccctcccagcccatgcGGTCCccggcctggggctgccagaggcctGCGCTGCTGCCTACCAGGGGGAACTGGTGGGAAATGCGGCCATCGGGTGGGACCTTGGCCCCGAAGCCGTAGGCGGGGAAGAGCTTGTCGCTGTCGTAGTCCTGGATGATCTCTCCGACGGCCTTCAGGGCCATGGCGTAGGCGCTCAGCTGGTACGGGCTCATGTAATGCAGGGAGGTGGGCTGCGACGGGACCCCTGCAGGGCATATGGGGCTCCCGCCTCAGcctgggccctggccccagctccaccccctcccGTGACCTCTTTCCCCTGCTCCTTCGCCCCTCAGCCCATCtcatcctccccagcccctggctctcgGGCCCCTCACCTCATCGCCCCCAGGATGCctcaccccgccccctcctcccttgGAGCCCTTCGCCCGCCTGGTCTCACCCCATCcaactcctgtcctctgccctagccccccagcttccccctcccccatggctctTGGCCCTCCGACCCCCGTTCCAAGGACCCTGTGGCTAGCCCCTGGCAGCGGGGGCAGcggctggggagagggtgggcaTGCAGGTCCCCTgtgagagcagggaaggggaaggagatcTGTGGCTGAACTGTCCTGGACCCAGGCTGTGCAGGTGGCGCTCACCGTTGGAGGCTGTGAAATCGATGGCGACTGTGAAATTCAGCTGTGTCctgtgggtggaaggggtgaCACTGAGTGCCGGCCCCCACCGCCCACTCCTCCATTAGCTGCTCTGCAtggcagcctgccccagcctggaacagCCCCGGCCGGCTCCCCTAGCCCCCGACCAGAGCATCCCACTGACCGGCTCCCCTAGCCCCCGACCAGAGCatcccactgaccagctcccctAACCCCCGACCAGAGCatcccactgaccagctcccctaacccccgaccagaacatcccactgaccaGCTCCTCTAACCCCCGGCCAGAGCATCCCACTGACCGGCTCCCCTAACCCCCGgccagaacatcccactgaccgGCTCCCCTAACCCCcgaccagaacatcccactgaccgGCTCCTCTAACCCCcgaccagaacatcccactgaccgGCTCCCCTAACCCCCGGCCAGAGCATCCCACTGACCGGCTCCCCTAACCCCCGACCAGAGCATCCCACTGACCGGCTCCCCTAACCCCcgaccagaacatcccactgaccagctccccgaacccccggccagaacatcccctcccaccccccagctggctcctctaacccccgaccagaacatcccactgaccagctccccgAACCCCCGACCAGAACATCCCACGGACCGGCTCCCCTAACCCCTGACCAGAACATCCCACTCACCAGCTCCCCGAACCCCcgaccagaacatcccactgaccgGCTCCCCGAACCCCcgaccagaacatcccactgaccagctccccgAACCCCCGACCAGAGCatcccactgaccagctcccctaacccccgaccagaacatcccactgaccagctccccgaacccccggccagaacatcccctcccaccccccagctggctcctctaacccccgaccagaacatcccactgaccagctccccgaacccccgaccagaacatcccactgaccagctcccctaacccccgaccagaacatcccctcctgcccccaagccagctcctctaacccccggccagaacatcccctcccgccccccagccggctcccctAACCTCcgaccagaacatcccactgaccagctcctctaacccccggccagaacatcccctcccgccccccagccggctcccctagcccccgaccagaacatcccactgaccagctccccgaacccccgaccagaacatcccactgaccggctcctctaacccccggccagaacatcccactgaccagctccccgaacccccgaccagaacatcccactgaccagctcccctaacccccgaccagaacatcccctcccgccccccagccggctcctctaacccccggccagaacatcccactgaccagctccccgaacccccgaccagaacatcccactgaccgGCTCCCCGAACCCCcgaccagaacatcccactgaccagctcccctagcccccgaccagaacatcccactgaccgGCTCCTCTAACCCCcgaccagaacatcccactgaccgGCTCCTCGAACCCCcgaccagaacatcccactgaccagctcctctaacccccgaccagaacatcccactgaccgGCTCCCCGAACCCCCGgccagaacatcccactgaccgGCTCCCCTAACCCCAGCCAGagcatcccctcccgccccccagctggctcctctaacccccggccagaacatcccctcccgccccccagccggctcctctaacccccggccagaacatcccctcccgcccccagccggcTCCCCTAACCCCAGCCAGagcatcccctcccgccccccagctggctcctctaacccccggccagaacatcccctcccgccccccagccggctcctctaacccccggccagaacatcccctcccgcccccagccggctcctctaacccccggccagaacatcccctcccgccccccagccggctcctctaacccccgaccagaacatcccactgaccgGCTCCTCTAACCCCcgaccagaacatcccactgaccgGCTCCCCGAACCCCcgaccagaacatcccactgaccagctcctctaacccccggccagaacatcccctcccgccccccagccggctcccctAACCCCAGCCAGagcatcccctcccgccccccagccggctccccgaacccccgaccagaacatcccactgaccagctccccgaacccccgaccagaacatcccactgaccagctcccctaacccccgaccagaacatgccactgaccagctccccgaacccccggccagaacatcccctcccgccccccagccggctcctctaacccccggccagaacatcccctcccgccccccagccggctcctctaacccccggccagaacatcccctcccgccccccagccggctcctctaaccccggccagaacatcccctcccgccccccagccggctcccctaacccccgaccagaacatcccactgaccagctcctctaacccccggccagaacatcccactgaccagctcctctaacccccggccagaacatcccctcccgccccccagccggctcctctaacccccggccagaacatcccctcccgccccccagccggctcccctaacccccgaccagaacatcccactgaccagctccccgAACCCCCCGGCCAGAACataccctcccgccccccagccggctcctctaacccccggccagaacatcccactgaccagctccccgaacccccgaccagaacatcccactgaccagctcccctaacccccggccagaacatcccactgaccgGCTCCCCTAACCCCcgaccagaacatcccactgaccagctcctctaacccccgaccagaacatcccactgaccgGCTCCCCTAACCCCCGGCCAGAGCATCCCACTGACCGGCTCCCCTAACCCCCGACCAGAGCATCCCACTGACCGGCTCCCCTAACCCCcgaccagaacatcccactgaccagctccccgaacccccggccagaacatcccctcccaccccccagctggctcctctaacccccgaccagaacatcccactgaccagctccccgAACCCCCGACCAGAACATCCCACGGACCGGCTCCCCTAACCCCTgaccagaacatcccactgaccagctccccgaacccccgaccagaacatcccactgaccgGCTCCCCGAACCCCcgaccagaacatcccactgaccagctccccgAACCCCCGACCAGAGCatcccactgaccagctcccctaacccccgaccagaacatcccactgaccagctccccgaacccccggccagaacatcccctcccaccccccagctggctcctctaacccccgaccagaacatcccactgaccagctccccgaacccccgaccagaacatcccactgaccagctcccctaacccccgaccagaacatcccctcctgcccccaagccagctcctctaacccccggccagaacatcccctcccgccccccagccggctcccctAACCTCcgaccagaacatcccactgaccgGCTCCCCTAACCCCAGCCAGagcatcccctcccgccccccagctggctcctctaacccccggccagaacatcccctcccgccccccagccgtctcctctaacccccggccagaacatcccctcccgcccccagccggcTCCCCTAACCCCAGCCAGagcatcccctcccgccccccagctggctcctctaacccccggccagaacatcccctcccgccccccagccagctcctctaacccccggccagaacatcccctcccgcccccagccggctcctctaacccccggccagaacatcccctcccgccccccagccggctcctctaacccccgaccagaacatcccactgaccgGCTCCTCTAACCCCcgaccagaacatcccactgaccgGCTCCCCGAACCCCcgaccagaacatcccactgaccagctcctctaacccccggccagaacatcccctcccgccccccagccggctcccctAACCCCAGCCAGagcatcccctcccgccccccagccggctccccgaacccccgaccagaacatcccactgaccagctccccgaacccccgaccagaacatcccactgaccagctcccctaacccccgaccagaacatgccactgaccagctccccgaacccccggccagaacatcccctcccgccccccagccggctcctctaacccccggccagaacatcccctcccgccccccagccggctcctctaacccccggccagaacatcccctcccgccccccagccggctcctctaacccccggccagaacatcccctcccgccccccagccggctcccctaacccccgaccagaacatcccactgaccagctcctctaacccccggccagaacatcccactgaccagctcctctaacccccggccagaacatcccctcccgccccccagccggctcctctaacccccggccagaacatcccctcccgccccccagccggctcccctaacccccgaccagaacatcccactgaccagctccccgaaccccccggccagaacatcccctcccgccccccagccggctcctctaacccccggccagaacatcccactgaccagctccccgaacccccgaccagaacatcccactgaccagctccccgaacccccggccagaacatcccctcccgccccccagctggctcctctaacccccggccagaacatcccctcccgccccccagccggctcccctaacccccgaccagaacattccactgaccagctccccgaaccccccggccagaacatcccctcccgccccccagccggctcctctaacccccggccagaacatcccactgaccagctccctgaacccccgaccagaacatcccactgaccagctcctctaacccccggccagaacatcccctcccgccccccagccggctcctctaacccccggccagaacatcccctaccgccccccagccggctcctctaacccccggccagaacatcccctcccgccccccagccggctcctctaacccccggccagaacatcccctcccgccccccagccggctccccgaacccccggccagaacatcccctcccgccccccgcccccggccagctcctctaacccccggccagaacatcccctcccgccccgcagctggctcctctaacccccgaccagaacatcccctcccaccccccagctggctccccgaacccccggccagaacatcccctcccgcccccccccccccggccagctcccagccctgctcttgctgctgcccccagccctgctcccctagTCCCGCCCTGCTTCCCCCCcatctcctgggggcaggggcgggggcggggccatgCTCcaacccatgctgctggggtaCAGTGCGGTGCAGTTCGGGGCTGCTGCAGACCTGCTGGCAGGGCCCTGAGCACTCTGGCTCTGAGCCTCCTATGCTCACCCGCCTCGGATGTAATCCACGAAGGTGAACTCGGACTCCACGGAGAAGGAGAGAAGGGTCACCTGCCAAAGACGGAGCATCAAAGCCCCTGAGCTGCTTTAGACAGAGCCCCCCCTGGCAtggcctcctccccccaggcagccccccccagACAGAGCCCCCCTGGCAtggcctcctccccccaggcagccccccccagACAGAGCCCCCCCTGGCAtggcctcctccccccaggcagcccctcctccccagagacAGCCCCCCATGACATGCACTTCCTGCTGGGCAGGCCCCGTTGTCCCGAGATAGCCCCCACAAGACGGCCATGCCCCGAGAGCGGCTCCTAAGAGCAGCCTTGCAATGCGTTCCTCTGCCACGGGCTGTTTGTGACGTGTCACTCGGCTCTACGCCTGCGTGCGTGGCTGCTGGCGCTGTGGCGGCCTTGGGCCGCCGTGGAGACCCTCGGGCAGTGCTTCTCAGCCTGGGCTACCAGCACTGCGGAGGGGCTTCCCAGGGCTACAGAAGCTCCGCTGGACAGCCACTAGCACAGCCAGGCCAATCGGCCAGGCCATTCAGCCAAGGAGCCGTGTCACAGGACTGGACTTCCGTCCTGGGTGCGGAGCCCTGTCACGCGCCCCCTACATCTGGCGGCCCCAAGCGTGGCCGTGGGTGGGGCCTGACGGGCGCCGCCGACGCCCTGAATCTGTGCACTCCTTCTTCCGTGCCGTGCGCGTCGGGGAGTTGGCGATTTCAGCCCTGTGGTTACATTCCCAGTGCTCTAGTGATAACATACCGCACGGGAGGCGCGAcggccaccccagccaggaggccGGATGGGAAACAACGGCTCAGCCCCCGGGATGCAGACCGccggtcaggtgacctgggctgagccaAGGCACTGAAATCAGCCCCCCAGACATCCAACCCGCTCGCCATGGAAGTGACGGGGGCGCGCTGGCAAAACGAGCGACCAACGGCACTTGGCCACAGCGGCTCCCCTGGGTGGGACGACACCGACCCTGCAGGGCCCATGGGAAGAGGAAAGGGCTGCTTCTCGCCACAGGAGAAAACTATAAACGGGGCCAAGCAGCGTCCCTCTGCGGGACAAGTCTTTTGTCTCTGATCCTGTCCCAGGTTCCACGGTCCAGCATGCTGACCCCCGTCGGCCCAATCTACAATTCGCTGCTAGTTAAAACCACGTAACCTGGGCTTTTACCCCTGGGGGATGGACTTTCACGACTCAGCAGAGAACGTTGCTGGCTGCATCAGTAGCTGTAATGGCTGTGTGTAAAGTGCCGCTAACACCCTTCTGCTCTCTCACCGGTTttgctttctttgttaataaaccttgaGATGGTTCGATCTGACGCATTGGTAAGTgagttgttttgggtaagatccaagtgtacattgacctgggactgtggctggagcctTTGGGGCCTGGgtgaatctgtgtggatttggtgaaaaaggttttaagaacctctcatctgagcagggggctgctggacGGGCAGGGCCAGCGGCTGGGAGCTCGGTGGGTTTGCCTGGGGGgcctctggctggccaggggggtTGGCGGGGGTACACTCGGGGCTGGGGATATTTGCCTTAGTAGGAGGAAGtcccagcctgggctctgagtggcctggttttaagcagaCACCCTGGGTTgattctcagctgtgcccagaaccctgCCCTATTTCACCTGCTACCAACAGAGAAGCAAGGAGTGAGGGGAGCACATGGGAAGCAAGAGCCCCCCCAGTTCCAACAACTGTCATACAGGAGAGGAGGAGCTGATGGGGTCAGATCGGCAGGGTCGTATGCGAGCACCATGCTGGCTCCATGGTGAGCCCACGGGCAGCTGCTCGGGAAGCGCTCCAGCAGCCGCACACAGCACGCACCTCGCTGGTGTGGAGACAAGCCGCACGTCACAGCACTTCGCTGGAGACCGAGCGTGAGCCCGGCCTCCAGAGAAGCCCCCGATGCGCCGCTCTGCCCAGGGCACTCGCCAGCAGACCTCGCTCCTGCCACAGAGGCCCCCCGCCGCGAAACCTCCTCCAcgccccaggcagcagagctggaggcagCGGGTGTGGGACACGCATGGCCAGGGAGGGCACGGTGAGGTGTCCCCAAGGGGCAGTGGGACCGGGGCAGGTTCACTCACCGTTCCGGAGTTGACGTACTTCTTCTTCTTGCATTTCTTCTTCGGATTTAACACCTGCGGGAGCAGAGGCTCAGctcaggtagcagcagcagcaggcgtccttcagtctgcatagactaggGACAGCTCAGGCACCACAAGAGCAACCTGCCCCTTGCCTCTCCTGCCACCTTCCATCCCCACGCGCCCGCCCGTCAAcagcccccagcttctcctgACCGATGCCACTAGCCCAGGCCTTGTACCGACATGCGCCGCCGTTCCTGaccatccccccacctcccactgctccTGCCTCCCCGCCCCAACCAACAGCCCCCCACTCCTGACAcccatccccgccccccaccgacagccctgtgctgccagcatcCCCGTCCCTCATTCCTGGCAGCTGACCCCGGCTGGTCCTGATACATTCCCCTCCGACAACCCCAGCCACGCCTGAGagcccagaccctgctcctggctggtccctgccccatGCCTGACAGCCCCCACCAGGCCACCAGCCTTCCCTGGTACTTCCTGGCAGTTGCCAGCTGTGGGCCACCAGACCCCTGGGCATCCTACGCTGTGGTTTAAACCCTGCAGGCGAGATCCTCTTCTGgacccccaacccagcagcacatGCCACACGAGTGAACCCCTCAGTACAGCCACCCAGCTCAGCAAAtgcccaccagccccagagccagcccatgGGGAGAGcacttccctgccccagagccggcCCGTGgggagagcagctccctgccccagagccggcCCGTGgggagagcagctccctgccccagagccggcCCGTGGGGagagcagctgcctgccccacacacaggtgACCTGCAATGGTTGCGTCCAGGCTTCACagcactggggttcctgaattgtttTGGGGCCCTCAgcgggacctacatccccattcctgccccagagcacagcaggggccaattcataaactggaagggctgCCGTTGCATTGGCCtgcaggccacggtggacagctgaggccagttccaggacttatgtgggctggcctggctgcacccatgacgcGCACGTCTTCCGCAACTTGGGCCTGTACcagtggctggaggaggggacctacatcccccagaggcagATCCTGTTGGGGGaaaccaccgtgcccctctgcctggtggctgacgccacctacccactccagccctggctcatgacactgtacatgggccacctcaccaccagccaggagcggttcaatgggCAGCTCAACCATGTCTGCCAGGTGGTTGGGcgcacctttggccacctgaaggggtgGTGACGCTGCCCCCCTCGCCCACCTGGACATGGGCATTCTCAGCATCCCCCAGTTGTGGGCGCCCGCTGCATGCTCTGCCACATTGTGGAGTaaaggggaggcctttgtgcaggggtgggcggttgaGGCCAGCACAGGctaccccagccagctgccacccctagccGTCAGGCCCACCAAGATGGGATCAgcgtctgggaggccctgcggcgATACTTTGAGCAAGGGCCCCAGTGACTGCTGCCCTGAAAACAAGTGCACCTTTGAATAAAACGTATGTTTAACAAACAACATCGaagaaaactatttacatggtgggggtGAGTGTCATCTATCtatagggggtgggggggcacttgGATGGGAAGTAGAGGGGTGCAACCAAGGGAGAGTAGAGGGGTGCAACCCCCACCGGCCCTAGCTCCCACGACACCCCCATCCGGGGTCCCCAGTGAGACTggaggcggggcggggagcaCGGGCAAGTAAGGCCAGGGCTTGGCCTTGGGCTGGTGTGCAGGCTCAGCGGGCTTCTCGCCTGGGGGGCTGTTGGGTGGGGCCACGGCCGGAGGGGCAGCGGGAGGGGCaaggggggggtggagggagggggcagacgggccaccagctcccagtATGAGGCCGCCAGGTCGTTGAAAGTGTGCGAGAGCTTcccggcaccaggcagcctcctcctcctccccctcctcctcaaaGCAGAGGTGCCTCTCTGCACGTTTGACCTGGCGCCTGAGGGAGGTGGACACGAGCGGGTCCCCAGCCGTttgcctctggctccagccagaGCAGGCCCGTCCCAGCACAGGTGGTTCCTCCcggtggctgtctgggaccacggatggtgccacgctctcctggctctcagatggtacagctgcagaaatggggggAGAGAGGAAAAGGCCATGAAtaccaagccctgccccatggcccaccccccccagcccctcgtgGGCGCCGGGTCCCTGCCCCCGTCCGTGGGTGCGGTGGCTGTGGGCGGCCCCTTTGTGCGGTCTGCCCCGCCTCCCAGGGCAGGGCGCGGCGCTGCCCATGGGAGCAGGTGTTGacaggcactggcagctgtgccgctgtcctggggccatggtctgctTGGGCCTGGTTGGGCCAGAGTCTGACAGGGGTGTGGAGGGGCCCACAGTCATGTTAGGTGCCCCCACCCCGTGccctgggggggggtgtgccctgtggggtacgtacctgagggtccactgctgCAGTTGGGGGAAGCCCGTCaagtggatgcctggctggaggtgcgggaggggaggtccatcaccagctccctctcctcgctggaccactctgcTTCAGTGCCCTGCTCCGGCTGCCGCCCTggtgtggcagggctggccccCAGACCTGGCTCCTGCTTTGTGACCTGCTGCGTCTCCTTGGCCACGGGGTCCAGAATGGCTGCGGggcaggaggtgtcccaggggcccaggatggctctgagctcctggGAATacg
Encoded here:
- the CPNE9 gene encoding copine-9 isoform X2, whose protein sequence is MQLCANKLDKKDFFGKSDPFLVFSRSNEDGTFTICHKTEVVKNTLSPVWEPFSIPVRALCNGDYDRTVKIDVYDWDRDGSHDFIGEFATSYRELSRAQSQFTVYEVLNPKKKCKKKKYVNSGTVTLLSFSVESEFTFVDYIRGGTQLNFTVAIDFTASNGVPSQPTSLHYMSPYQLSAYAMALKAVGEIIQDYDSDKLFPAYGFGAKVPPDGRISHQFPLNSHAEKPSCEGVEGILEAYAQSLRTVQLYGPTNFAPVINQVAHAAAQVTDGSQYHVLLILTDGVISDMLHTKEAIVNASALPVSIIIVGVGPAEFDACPQPWKSWMETTCGSPAGGATQSGTLCSSCRSGITWTAPGARC